The following coding sequences lie in one bacterium HR11 genomic window:
- the panD gene encoding Aspartate 1-decarboxylase has protein sequence MYVCVLRAKLHNLRVTGTRLDYAGSLSVDAALLEAAGLFPYEQVQVYNVNTGARFETYLIPAPAGSRTAEVNGAAARLAEVGDRLIVAAYAWVAPDTARHVRPRILILDDANEVLQRIGE, from the coding sequence ATGTATGTATGCGTCTTACGGGCCAAGCTCCATAACCTGCGTGTCACCGGGACGCGTCTGGACTATGCGGGGAGCCTCTCCGTCGATGCGGCCCTCCTGGAGGCGGCCGGCCTGTTCCCCTATGAACAGGTCCAGGTCTACAACGTAAATACGGGCGCCCGCTTCGAGACCTACCTGATCCCGGCCCCGGCGGGCTCCCGCACGGCCGAGGTCAACGGGGCCGCCGCCCGACTGGCCGAAGTCGGGGACCGGCTGATCGTGGCGGCCTACGCCTGGGTCGCTCCCGACACGGCGCGGCATGTCCGACCCCGGATCCTCATCTTGGACGATGCGAACGAGGTCCTCCAACGCATCGGCGAGTAA
- the panC gene encoding Pantothenate synthetase — MEIVRRIPRMKEIVRDWHRQGRTVGFVPTMGYLHEGHLSLVRESKRMADHTVVSIFVNPLQFGPHEDYDRYPRDLDRDVEILSREGVDVLFYPSAEDMYPPGYRTYVEVEGLSQKWEGASRPGHFRGVATVVCKLFNIVQPDFAFFGQKDAQQFVIIRRMVEDLNMNVEVIQLPIVRESDGLAMSSRNVYLSPEERAVAPRLYQALQLGQRLVQEEGERDAAKVVEAVRSFLAQEPRIRVDYVALVDPEDLEPVETIRGRALLAAAIYLGSTRLIDNVILNVK, encoded by the coding sequence ATGGAAATCGTGCGGCGCATCCCCCGTATGAAGGAGATCGTTCGGGACTGGCACCGGCAGGGCCGGACGGTCGGATTCGTCCCGACGATGGGCTACCTTCACGAGGGCCACCTGAGCCTCGTCCGGGAGTCCAAACGGATGGCCGACCACACGGTCGTCAGTATCTTCGTGAACCCCCTCCAGTTTGGACCCCACGAGGACTACGACCGCTATCCCCGAGACCTCGACCGGGACGTCGAGATCCTGAGCCGGGAGGGCGTGGACGTCCTCTTCTACCCCTCGGCGGAAGACATGTATCCCCCAGGCTATCGAACATACGTGGAGGTCGAAGGCCTGAGCCAGAAATGGGAAGGCGCATCCCGGCCCGGCCACTTTCGCGGCGTGGCCACCGTCGTATGCAAGCTCTTTAACATCGTCCAGCCCGACTTCGCGTTTTTCGGCCAGAAGGACGCCCAGCAGTTCGTCATCATCCGCCGGATGGTAGAGGACCTGAACATGAACGTGGAGGTCATCCAGCTCCCCATCGTCCGGGAAAGCGACGGCCTGGCGATGAGCTCCCGGAACGTGTACCTCTCGCCCGAAGAACGGGCCGTCGCCCCGCGGCTGTACCAGGCCCTCCAGCTCGGCCAGCGCCTCGTCCAGGAAGAAGGCGAGCGAGACGCCGCCAAGGTCGTCGAGGCCGTCCGGTCGTTCCTGGCCCAGGAGCCCCGGATCCGGGTCGATTACGTCGCCCTCGTCGACCCGGAAGACCTCGAACCCGTCGAGACCATCCGGGGACGAGCCCTGCTGGCGGCGGCCATCTACTTGGGTTCGACCCGGCTGATCGATAACGTGATCCTGAACGTGAAGTGA
- the panB gene encoding 3-methyl-2-oxobutanoate hydroxymethyltransferase, whose protein sequence is MSSHPPAPRRPKVTLRTLQRKKAQGEPITMLTAYDYPTARIVDEAGIDIILVGDSVGMVVLGYETTLPVTMEEMLHHTKAVARARPSAMVVADMPLGSFQVDDAEAVRNALRFIKEAGADAVKIEGGRERAATVRRMVQAQVPVMGHIGLTPQSYLLIGGFVRPGKSEDERERLLEDALALEAAGCFSIVLECVPAEWAREITRRLRIPTIGIGSGPDCDGQVLVFHDLVGLTPFPPPSFAVRLLNAYELFRQTVEEFRARVEQRSLFPAPTTGG, encoded by the coding sequence ATGTCCTCTCACCCCCCTGCCCCGCGCCGTCCGAAGGTCACCCTTCGGACCCTCCAACGCAAGAAGGCCCAAGGCGAACCCATCACGATGCTGACGGCTTACGACTATCCGACGGCCCGCATCGTCGACGAAGCCGGCATCGACATCATCCTCGTCGGCGACTCGGTCGGCATGGTCGTCCTGGGCTACGAGACGACCCTCCCCGTGACGATGGAGGAGATGCTCCATCACACGAAGGCCGTCGCCCGGGCCCGGCCGTCGGCGATGGTCGTCGCCGACATGCCCCTGGGGAGCTTTCAGGTCGACGACGCCGAAGCCGTCCGGAACGCCCTGCGTTTCATCAAAGAGGCCGGCGCCGACGCCGTCAAGATCGAGGGCGGCCGGGAACGGGCGGCGACGGTCCGTCGGATGGTCCAGGCCCAGGTCCCCGTGATGGGCCATATCGGCTTGACGCCCCAGTCGTATCTACTCATCGGCGGCTTTGTCCGTCCGGGCAAGTCCGAGGACGAGCGGGAACGGCTCCTCGAAGATGCCCTTGCCCTCGAGGCGGCCGGCTGTTTCTCCATCGTCCTCGAGTGCGTGCCGGCCGAGTGGGCCCGGGAAATCACCCGGCGGCTCCGGATCCCGACGATCGGCATCGGGTCGGGCCCCGACTGTGACGGCCAGGTCCTCGTGTTCCACGACCTCGTGGGCCTGACGCCCTTCCCGCCGCCGTCCTTCGCCGTGCGGCTCCTAAACGCCTACGAGCTGTTCCGACAGACCGTCGAGGAGTTCCGGGCCCGCGTCGAGCAGAGGAGTCTGTTCCCGGCACCGACGACCGGAGGTTGA